TTGTGCAGGAACGTACTGAGGACAGCGGTAAACCGTCACCGGAACGCCCCCTTCAACAGGCAAGGTCTCTTGCAAGTACCCAAATCGTTTCTTGGCATAAGGAGGTTGTACCTGCCAGTACGGATAGTAGGGATAGGTGGTGATCACCGTACAGGCGTATCCCTGCCGCGCCAACCAGGCCACCATCTCGCCATTGTACTTTCCGATGCCGGTAGGTTCAGGCGAAAAATTTCCCCCGATCAACAGTATCCTTTTCTTCATATCGTGTTACAATCTCGCCGTTCTACGTCTAAAATTCGGATGTCTAACCAGCAATCACGACCCTGTAAGAGCGTGAAAGCCCATTTTTCTGTGCTCCCCAGCCAGACGTCTCATTACCGTGATCAGCTGGGTTTGTCATTTCATAAAGGCAATTCCGCTCAAAACGAAACGCTCAAGGCGGCGCTCAAAGACGTATACGTCGCATACGTGCCTGATAACCCGAGGGTGAAGGCGCTGAGCCGGCAGCTTACTCCGGCTTGCAATGCCAAAGGATAGTAAGGAATTGCGACTTTAATTGGGTTCTTCACATCCTTAAAGTATAACTCATAATAAGGGTCTTCATCTGTAGGACGAACTGCTATCTGAGGATAAATTCCCAATGTTTCCACATACGTTCTTCCGATGCTGTACCGCAACCCGGAAAAGAATGTAAATGCACGCACCTCTTTGGAGAGAATGCATTCCAGAATCAAGGATTCCGCTCGCAGCTGTAGCTTCTGGTCATCATAATGTGAAGGGTCTTTCTGCTGCTCGGTACGTACTACTTCCTGGCCGTTAAGTACCTGATGCCAACTTCCAACCCGCTCAAAGTTTCCCTGCACGCGCTGACGCGCATAGGTGAGCCCGGCCGTTACGGAAAAGGGCAGGTAGCGCACAAAAGACTGATGCAACCGGTGCGTCACTCCTATCCCCCACATCGCCGTTGCATAATTAGTACCATCACTACGAAATTTGATGCTAGGCAAAAGGCGGGTGCGCAGTTCGGTACCTTTCATAAGGCCTAAATTTAGCTGAAGCGAAGGCAAAGGAATGAGCGGAACCCCCACCCCTTCCGGCATAGGATACGTCGCAATAACCGCCTCCTCGCCTGAACCGGGAAGAGTGGTGGTGACGTTAAGCTGAGGTCCTAACGTATGCGCACCCAAGGCTGTAGGCGTCTGACTTCCGTAGCCCGCTGCCAGTTGAGTCGTCGCCTCCAGACCAATCGCCGTCACGTCAAAGCTCTTTTGATCAGGGGGCACAAACGCGGTCGTCAGGGTGACGCCTACCTCTACACGACCGGGGGTCAGCGCCTCTCCGCCAAACAACCACCCCCGGTTTAAATTACTGTTGATGCTTTTAGCAACAGGCATAAAGTAGGCACGGGCCAGGAGGTCAGCGTTGGGCTGTCCGCTCAGGATAAAAAAAGAGACTTCGCTTTGCCCAAACGCAGGGCAGAACCTCTGGGTAAAGAAAAACAAGATGCACAAGAAAACTCTTTTCACCGGCAAGGAGGCATTAACGCATCCAAATGCGGAAGCTAGTGATAAATTGTCTGTCAGCTTACTGAAAAATCTTGGTCACGCACACATTTCCTCCCCAGGCGTTGTTCAACAGATTGCCCACGTCGAAGGCCGTACTGTAACGCACCCGATAACCGTTACTTAATTTTTTTTTTCCTTCCAGGTAGGCGGAAAATTGCCCCACTTCCCGGAAGACATTCTCGCCGGGATCGTGCGGTACCCGCTGGTTGTTAAACCAGAAATACTCGACATCACTGGTCCAGTACGTGCCGTAATTGCGTGAGTAAGAAACCTTGCCAGTAAAAGTCCAGCGCTGGTAACAGGCTTCAACGCCTAAATGGGTCAGGAAGACACGATTGTTGATGAAATAGTCTTGCGGAGCGGAAGCCTGCCCTTCTCGGGCCATGTGTCGAGGCGTGATGAAAGGCGTACCAATCCCCCTGCCCCGATACGAGTATCCATCCGCATAGACCGAATGATTGTAATAGTGCTCTGGCCCGGAAGGTGTCCAGGGAGACCAAATCTCGCCGGCCTGGTTCTTGGTGAACAAGACTTCGAGCAATAGTTTCCGCCACTGAAGCTTCTGGGTAACTGGCTGCTTATTGGTGAGACTTACGCCGTTCAAGCCATCGCGTAGATTGGCTAAGTAGCGAATGGCTCCTTTGTCGTAAAAGTGCTGACGATACACCGCTAGTTTCACCGTGGGGAAGTCATAATCAAACCCAAAATCAATAGAACCGAGTTGATTACCAATTTTCGAGATATTTTCGCTACCGACTACTTTCTTTCCCGTAAGTACATAGAAGTAAGCTTTCTTAGAAGCGATGGTAAAATCGTCGCCGAAAATCTGTTGCTCGTCACCCCAGAGGACCATGTGATTAATTCCTGCATACAACTTTAAGGGGCTATCGGGTTTGCCGAGTCTGCCGTAAGCCGATAGCATATGAAACCGAGTGTTTAACTTAGGGGGAGCATTTCCAAACCTGATGTCTGTCTTCCCCAGCCACCCGTGTACAAAGTTCCCTTTGATAGCCAGCCTCCTTCCCAGGATCGGAATACTGTAGAATTCAGGAATGGCCAGATCCACCTTCGGAATGCCCAGGGCATTACCCGAAAGGGCAATGGAACCAGAAGATAAGGTAGAATCGACCAATCCGATTTGACTCTTTGCCCGCCCTACCTTCGCTTCGAAAATGCTCAATCGTGCCTTGGCGTAACCTTCGATCAATAAGAATTCGGCCGTCTTGCCTGCATTTCCGCGTCCTTCAAAAGAGAGTCCCCAATCCACCAAACGTTTGCGATCGGTACGATAGTCTTTTCGAAGGCTTCCTACGATGCTGACAGAGGGGCCTGCAACAGGAACGCTGCCGAAACGATTGGCTTGCATCCAAAAGGGAATGGATTGAAGCGATGTAATACTGCCTTCTACAGACATACTGTAGTGAAAGGTACTGCGTTGTGCATGTCCTTGAAAAATCAATCCAGCAAAAGTAAAGGCGAGAAATAGCCAGATGCATTTCATGGAACAAGCTCGTCATCTATATTTCCTCTACTTACTAATGTCAATTTCAGACCTCCAACGGATTTTCTCAAACGCAGGTGGATGTACCCGACATATCCGATTTGCGCCTAAATCGGAAGTCACAATTGATCCTACCGTTACTACGGTATCAGTGCCTACGGTTACGCCAGGTCCAATAAAACAGCCGGCACCGATCCAGCACCCGTCTTGCAGGGTAATGGGGCCATTGCGGTAGGGCATTGACGGCACCCGAAAGTCGTGATTTCCACCACACAGGAAGGCGCGCTGCGAAATGCATACGTTGCTTCCGATACGCACGGGTTCGAAGTTGAGAATAAAGGCTTCTTCTCCAATCCAGACGTCATCACCTATCTCCAACTTCCAGGGAAAATGAATATTCACTCGTGGTTTAATAACCACTCTACTTCCTACATGCGCACCAAATAAACGAAGTATCGAAGCCTTTAAGTGATGTGGATACGGCAACGCCGATAAAAAGAACACTATTTTCACAACGTACCAAAAGCCTTCTTTCCACTTCGCAACACCTCTATCTAATCCTACTGAAGGATTAAACTCTTTAAGCTTTACCTGTGAAATAAAGTGCTTTTCCACCATAGCTCTCATATCAACAAAGCTGAGCTTCTTATTAATTTTCTATCAGGTTAACTCGCAAAACAGTAAGCATACTGCTCAGCCTACTTTTAATAGACTTGCCAGGGAAAAAGGTCCTAAATTCCGATATAAGCTTCTGATTGTAGTTCATATCAGACTCAAAAGACGTAACAGGATGAGATTTTACTTGTTTTTTCTGGTTGCGCCAGTTCAATCTAACTTTATGAACACCTGTACCATCAAATCCAATATTCGTAATTTTACTATGAGCACTCCACACACAACGCCCATTATTTTTAAACAAATAAAAATACCACCTAATTTGCCAAGAGTTAACCCTGCCTTCTAAATAACTTTGCAAAAAACTAGAAAACGTATCCCCGGCATAATTAAACTTTTTAACTTCAGAGGGATTCGACAATAAGGCTTTATACTCAACCTCATTATTAAAGTCACATTCTTCCCAACACTCTTTCCAAGTTCCCCATCCCCAGGAACAAGGCCATGGAGCGATATAGGTATCATTATGATTCTTGTATTTTAGAGGAAGCCCGAATCCTGAGATATGCTTTACTTCAGGCACCGCTTCATAAAAATCAAAACAAGCATCCATAAAAGACACAAAATCATTACTTGGAACACAATCATCCTCTAAGACCACAACTCTATCATAGCCCTTATCGAACAATAGACTTACTCCTCTTATGATAGATTTAGCTAGTCCTACATTCTTCCCTTTGTACTCTTTTTGAACTTCACACCAATCTATCTCATCTATTAATTTACGAGTTTTCACTACCCCCTCCATATCGTCTTCGCAAGCAGGAGCGTCGGCAAAAACATAAAGCTTATCAATACCATTTTCCTTTAATCCTGCGAGAACTTGTTCAGTATGATCAGGCCTACTATACACAAACAAGGCAATAGCTCTTTTTTTCATTTTAAAGTAAAGTCATACTTTGTATTAATAAAACATTTGTAACAATCAAAACCGCGAATACATTTTCAACAAACGTCTCTTAAATATAATTCTAGAATCGACTAATCTAGTAGGTAGACCTATTGAAAAAACAGATGCCATAAAATACCAGTATGGCCCATTAGAATAAATGGCTCCTGAGAAAAAAGATGCAATTGCATATTGAATAAAAAGCAATGCAACCCAAGTATACTCTGAACTATACTGTATATGTTTAAAAGCTCTATACATTGCCATAAGCAACAACCCAATAAATGGCATGCCACCAATTACACCGGTAGACATAAATCCTTCCAAATAAATATTATGAGGATAAAAGTGATACTTCTGCTCTTCTAAAGAATTACCAATTAATGGAGAATCAACAAATTGATCAATTGCTCCATCCCACTCATCCAGCCTTATACTACCTGACTCATCTTCACCGTCAAACATTCTCTCAAGCCTCCTAACAGCACTACTACCTGAGACATCAATAAAAGAAAAAATTTCACCACTAAAAATAAATCCAAAAGCAAATACACAAAACAGATAAATAAAAAACTTTTTACTACTATAATAAAACATATACACCGCAGCGACAATGATCAACGACAAAATAGGACCTCTAGAGGCAGCCATAATGACTACTATCATTCCTACGACAATACCTAAAATACTAACCAACTTAACATAAATATTACCATCAATCAATTTACTAAAAAAGCAATACAGAGACATCACAAACAAAGAGGCACCAAGATGACCTAAAAATATAGGACTAAATTTATCGTTAGACAACCTGCCATTTCTAAATTCCTGAGACTGTATCTTATCAAGAACTGAAATCAAAACAAAAACCGACGCAATCAAAAGAATCACCAGCAAGGCAATTACTATCTCTCTTTTAAAGAGCTTAATTTGACTAAACCTAAAAGCAATAAAAGGTATAAAGCACACTCCATATGCGAATAATATATAATTATAAGATGGGAGCCGTAGGGGCGTAGTAAAGAAAACAGTATCTAGCAAAATCCGCAAGGTATACATCAACACAAATGCCACAAATAGCAAACCATCAATACTATTAATAAGCTTTACATTTTGTATATTGAATGCTATCAAAACCACAGAAAGCATTAGAAAGAGAAGTCTGAATAATATAAAAGGCACGCTTGAATCAGTAGAGATATTTAATATTTCTACTATGCTAGAAACAATAGCCAGTCCTGATAGACTAAGGACATAGGTTATAACAGTAACTCTTTTTTTTAAATTTAATGTCATTAATAATATTAAATTACGTCCTTAAACCTTTCCAATGAAGTTCCATTTATTATTCTGTCAACAAAACAGGAGATAGCTCTGATATAGCCATAATTATTAAATATCAATCTATACTTCTCCTTTCTTACCCTCGCACTTCTTTGAGTTGAAATCCCGTTTCCTTCATAGACTGCAACCAAAGTATCTATGTATTTAAAACCATATCTTTTGGTCTGATATATCCTATTAACTAATTCATAATCAGCATATATTTTATACTTTGTATCATAAGTCAATTGTTTTTGTAATATTCTTTTATTAAAAAACATAGATTGATGGTTGCCCATCATTATACCATATTCAAGAGCCTTAAGAGGCAACGGCAATCGTATATGATCATTATTGCCTTTATACATTGAATTACCATAAATAATAGCATAGCTCTCGTACTCGCCCCATGGAATAGATTCTAAAACTTGACTAGAGCAGAATGTATCACCGCTATTCATAAAGTTGATCCAATGGCCAGAAGCTTTAGCAATGCCTTTATTCATAGCATCATATATCCCTTCATCTGGTTCACTCCTCCAGTAATCTATATTATTTTCATACTTTCTGATAATATCTGTACTACCATCTGTACTTCCGCCATCAATAATAATATATTCATAGTTAGGATATTTTTGCTCAATTACGCTTTGAATAGTTGCTTCAATAGAATCTACAGCGTTATAAGCAATAGTTATGATTGTTATCTTAGGGAGATAACCCTTCACCACACCCATACATTCCTGTTTTTTTTATTATAAACACTTAATAGTGCTGCACATTAAACTTCCGATTATTTTCTCTTAGCTTAGCTTTCCAAAGGCTTGGCTCAATCCAAGGTCTTAATGCATATTCTAAGTATCCTCTCACGTCAGAAAGCAGATGCGCACTAGTTGGCGATATATCTTTAAGATCAGTCAGTATCGTATTCATGTCGTATCCCATAGTTTTCAATCTCTCCTCCCCAATCCAATTCACATAATTTATAGCCCATCTCTTTCTTATTACACTATTCATGTTACTTTTCCACTTGCTAACCGAATCACTAGAGATACTCTTCTTAAGTTTTATATTAGGATCACCAAAGCTTCCGCTCAGTGTTACATTCTGAAAGCTGCTTTTTATTTCACTATCGTAAACCAAGCCCAAATAATCAAATAGTTTATCAAGCACTATATTATTCAGTTCCGGATTAACTAATTCTTCATAATTTAAACTAAAAGAGGTAGACTTGTTGCTTTCATAAGCATCTACTAAATTATGCAATCCGTTAAATAAATCCACTTTATACCTATATAAATTCCATTTATCATCATTAAATGTGCTCATCAGTGAACTCACTGTTGCAATAGGATGCCTCCAGAGAAACACATATTTTGCTTCAGGAAAACACTTAATAATTTCCTGAACAATCAAATGATATCTCGGGGTTTTATCTATAAAGAATGAGGCTTCTGGATGTGCTGCACCATGGTATAGCTTTATAGCTACTTCATGTACTACTTGGCGATAAGCACCAAGACCTAATTTCAGATTACCACAATATTCTTTTAACGCATTACTACTTGCCTCAAAACCATAATCAGAAAAAGTACTACCACTTTGCCTCAATGGGCTTAATAAAGGCAGTAATATCCAGGGTTCTGAAGTAGTAGCAACCTTTTCATGGTTCGCTATTATTTTTTGGAGCAATGTGGAGCCCGACCTGGGCAAAGAAAAAATAAATATAGGAGTTATACTTCCTAAGCTCATATTAATCAAACTTGTAACTAATAATAGAAACAGAAATCCCTAATTTATTTTTCAAATAGAAACTCATTGCAATATTCCAAAAGCATGTTGCAACTAGACTTGCTAAGGCTGCTCCAAAATAAGAATATGACGGTATCAAAAAGAAATTCAGTATTACATTAAGAATACCAGAAATAAGAATGATATTTTTAAATGCATTTTCGTGTTCGGTCATCTGCAGAATATACCCTACTGAGCCACAGCCAATATTAACGCATTGCCCCAAGGCAATTATAAGAATCGCTGCTTTCCCTTCAATAAACTCTTGTCCAAAGAGATTTAGTATAAATTCGGGAACAAGGAAGATACCTACGAAAAAAGGTAATGAACTCCAAAAAGTTAAGGCCGTTGCTTGACGAGCAACCTTCTGTAATCCTACAAGATTATTACGCCCCCATTCTTCTGCAAACTTAGGTGCTACAATACTATTGACGGCTAATAAACCAATAGTCGTGATATTTGTAATTTTTACACAAACATTAAATATTCCTACTTCACTATCGGATTGCATAGCTCCTAGCATTAAGGTATCTGTAGTATTCATTACTAATTGCAAAGAACTTGCTAATAGTAATGGCATTGAAGATTTCAGAAGAGATTTAAATTTTGAACCCTGGCCAAACCATTTTAACGTTAAACGTGAAAATGATGCAACTGAAATATTATTATTCAACACCATGAAACTAGACACTGCAGCAATTGTGGCTGGAATTGAATAGGCTAAATAGGGTACATTTTCGCCATTTGAAGGATAGAACCAAAATAAGAGTACTAATGTGATGGTAGCACCCAATTGCGGCCACAAGCTCTCAAAAAACGAAAACAGGTAAACGCGTTTTATACCTCTCAATCCCTCGATATTGATATACATCCATGTAAATGGGAAAACACTTAGACCAACTAATTTCAAGCTTTCGCTCAAATAGGGCTTATCAAATACTCTTATGGCAATCCGATCAGAATAAACACAAACAATCAAAGTAACCATCAAAGAAGAGAAAGAGATTAAGGCAAAAACCCTTTGATAAGTTTCAATGATATTATGATTCTGAGCTAACGCTTTGTACTTAGCAGTTAAGCGAAGTAAAATTGTATTTAGCCCAAGTTTACTTACTATAGTAGCTATGTTGATAGAAGACAAACAGATAGAAAATATTCCTAATGCATTCGCCCCATAAAATCTTGCAACTAGAAAAGTAAAAACATAGCTAAAAAGGACACCCATTAGCTTGATTCCAAATGCTGCACCTGAGTTTATTATCAGTTCAGTTAGCTCAACATCGCCTCGTAATTTTTCTTTTATTTTAACCCACATGGCCTGCATGAAGCTAAAGCTAATTAAGGGCTCTTTTCAATTTTTCCTTCTTTGTTCCATTCTCCCCATACCCATACCCATACCCATACCCATACCCATACCCATTATTTTTAGAGTCATTCAATATGACCATGCTATGAGGCATTTTATTATTTTTATAGATATCTTCTACAATGGCTAATTGCGCTTTAAAGGTATAATTGTAGCGAACCACATAAATAGTTGAGTCTACATATGGAGCCAATGCAAATGTATCGGCCACCTGGCCTACAGGAGGCGAATCAATTATTACATGGTCAAACTCAGTCTCAAGTTCACTGATTAACTGTTCAACTTTTCTACTCATCATTAGCTCTGCGGGGTTAGGAGGAATAGGACCTGACCCAATTGCATAGAGTTGAGGCACTTCCACTACTGCATTGATTAGATCGCTAACTATAAGATCATCAGAAATTATATAATTAGTCACACCTAAATTATTTACAATACCTAACTCTTGCATCAATTTTGGCTTACGTAGATCGAATCCCACTATAACCACCTTCTTTCCTGATAAAGCTAATGTAGCTCCCAAGTTGATACTAAAGAAAGTCTTACCTTCTCCACTTTGGCTTGATGTTACTACAGTCACTTTATTTTTCTTCCCCAAAGTTGTGAATTGCAAGTTAGTTCTAATTAACCTAAATAATTCCGCTATTGGCGTGCGATTATTCTCAGTAACAACTAGAGTTTTTTTCAATCCACTATTAGGTATTTCTCCTATTACCGGTGTTTTTGTAACACGCTCTAGATCTTTCAAATCATTTACTTTATTATCAAATATGCTACTAACAAATATGACCCCAAAAGGAATACTTATTCCTAAAATAAAAGCAATTAATAGGATAAGTAACTTTTTAGGACTTACAGGATCATCGTCAGCCACTGGCGGATCAATAACACGGGAATTTGGAATCGTAGAAGCTAATGACAAAGCGGACTCCTCTCTTTTTGTCAATAGAAACAGATAAAGTTCTTGCTTAATAACTTGCTGTCTGTTAATTTCTAGCAATTCACGCTCAATGAGAGGCACCTTCTGGATTCTAGATTCAAATTGCCTAGAATTAGCCTTTAAGTTTCGACGTGTTATTTCTAATCCGCTCTGAATATTCTTAATATTCTCTAAAATATTGTACTTCAGATTTATCAACTGCTCATTTACATTTAATACTATAGGATTCTCTGGTTTGCTGAGTCGAAGTAGTCTATCTCTCTCTATTTGCAATTCATTATATTTATTAACCAAACCTAATAAAGTAGGATCTTGGATACTTAGCGAACTTGGAACAAACTCATATTGATTATCTGGTTTCTGCAAATAATTCTTTATGGAATTTAACACATCTACTTGAATATCAAACTCAGCTAGCTGTTTATTATATTCGCTAGCACCCTCAAGATATAATTGCGCTTCTGAGCTGACATTTGTCAACTCATTTTGACGCTTATATTGCTCTACATCTTTCTCCACATTTGCTAACTCGATTGTCAAGCTTTTAAGGCGCTCATCTATGAATTCAATAGTATTTGATGCGATTTGGTTTTTATCTTCTATTGACTCCTTGTTATATAGCTCTATTAATTTACTGATAATATCTATGCCTTTTAAAGGCACTGGATCGTTCAAGCTAATGCTCAGTACTGTAGCATCCTCGTTTACAGTTCTGATTGACAGAATTTCATTGTAATCATTTGCCAGTTTTCTCAAGTCATGGAACTTTACAATTACGTCCTTATTTTCAAAGGCTCCGCTATTTCCTACAACAGTAAAAGTTCCAAAAGTTTTTTGTATCTCTTGTCCAAATTGATGTGACGTAGTTTCTATATTTCCATTGTCATCTTCATATTCTAATTGAAAATCGTTACCTGTAGCATGGATTGTCACAATACCATCAAACATACTCGAATCGATCGCCTTTACGAATACTTTAACCGGTGACTCATAACCATAGACTTCTACATCTCTAATCCTTCCTTTCACATAAATACTAGTTTGGAGAGATAGTTCAGAAAGTGTCCTTTCCATCAAACTCTTTGATCTCAATATTTCAATTTCATTTTCTAAATTATTAGAAGTCTGGAATATATCAAGCTCTTGAAATATATCTTGTCGTGAGAAACTAGGGCCAGCTTCATCATCCTTAATTAATAGAGTACCCCTAACATTGTACTTAGGCGAAGTGTATCTTAAATACAGGAATGCTACTATTGAACACAATAAAACACTGGCAACGAACCAATACCAGTAACGCAAGTATCTATTAAGAATCAATCTTATATCAATCTCTTCTTCAACCTCAATTTGAGTTTGAGTTAACCCTTTGTCTACCATAATTTACAATACTCTTGTGGCCACTACAATCAGGAGTGTAGTGACAGAGGCTATTATAGAAATAGTTCTTGTATTTGTACTAGCTTGTACCTGCTTCATACGGTCTGGCTCCACATATACCACATCATTTTGTTGCAAATAGAAGTATGGAGAATTCAAAACAGATTTATCATTTAAATTCAATCGTGTAGCTGTTCTTGCCCCTTGCTCTTCACGTATTATTAATACGTTTTCACGCTTACCGAAAATGGTCATGTCACCAGCCATACCTAAAGCTTCCAAAACACTAATTCGCTCAGAAGGAATTGTAAAGGTGGCAGGTCGGTTTACTTCCCCTACCACAGTAATTTTGTAATTCAAGAACCGTATGTATACAATAGGCTCCTTCAAGTACAACAATAAAGCTTTGGTAAGGGTATCTTTTGCCTGTGTTTTAGTAAGCCCAGCTAACCTTGTTTTTCCTAATACTGGAAAGTCAATAAAGCCTTTTTTATCTACAATATATCCTTCTCGATAAACGTTTTGTGGATTATCCATTGC
This region of Catalinimonas alkaloidigena genomic DNA includes:
- a CDS encoding O-antigen ligase family protein produces the protein MTLNLKKRVTVITYVLSLSGLAIVSSIVEILNISTDSSVPFILFRLLFLMLSVVLIAFNIQNVKLINSIDGLLFVAFVLMYTLRILLDTVFFTTPLRLPSYNYILFAYGVCFIPFIAFRFSQIKLFKREIVIALLVILLIASVFVLISVLDKIQSQEFRNGRLSNDKFSPIFLGHLGASLFVMSLYCFFSKLIDGNIYVKLVSILGIVVGMIVVIMAASRGPILSLIIVAAVYMFYYSSKKFFIYLFCVFAFGFIFSGEIFSFIDVSGSSAVRRLERMFDGEDESGSIRLDEWDGAIDQFVDSPLIGNSLEEQKYHFYPHNIYLEGFMSTGVIGGMPFIGLLLMAMYRAFKHIQYSSEYTWVALLFIQYAIASFFSGAIYSNGPYWYFMASVFSIGLPTRLVDSRIIFKRRLLKMYSRF
- a CDS encoding GumC family protein — protein: MVDKGLTQTQIEVEEEIDIRLILNRYLRYWYWFVASVLLCSIVAFLYLRYTSPKYNVRGTLLIKDDEAGPSFSRQDIFQELDIFQTSNNLENEIEILRSKSLMERTLSELSLQTSIYVKGRIRDVEVYGYESPVKVFVKAIDSSMFDGIVTIHATGNDFQLEYEDDNGNIETTSHQFGQEIQKTFGTFTVVGNSGAFENKDVIVKFHDLRKLANDYNEILSIRTVNEDATVLSISLNDPVPLKGIDIISKLIELYNKESIEDKNQIASNTIEFIDERLKSLTIELANVEKDVEQYKRQNELTNVSSEAQLYLEGASEYNKQLAEFDIQVDVLNSIKNYLQKPDNQYEFVPSSLSIQDPTLLGLVNKYNELQIERDRLLRLSKPENPIVLNVNEQLINLKYNILENIKNIQSGLEITRRNLKANSRQFESRIQKVPLIERELLEINRQQVIKQELYLFLLTKREESALSLASTIPNSRVIDPPVADDDPVSPKKLLILLIAFILGISIPFGVIFVSSIFDNKVNDLKDLERVTKTPVIGEIPNSGLKKTLVVTENNRTPIAELFRLIRTNLQFTTLGKKNKVTVVTSSQSGEGKTFFSINLGATLALSGKKVVIVGFDLRKPKLMQELGIVNNLGVTNYIISDDLIVSDLINAVVEVPQLYAIGSGPIPPNPAELMMSRKVEQLISELETEFDHVIIDSPPVGQVADTFALAPYVDSTIYVVRYNYTFKAQLAIVEDIYKNNKMPHSMVILNDSKNNGYGYGYGYGYGYGENGTKKEKLKRALN
- a CDS encoding flippase, whose protein sequence is MWVKIKEKLRGDVELTELIINSGAAFGIKLMGVLFSYVFTFLVARFYGANALGIFSICLSSINIATIVSKLGLNTILLRLTAKYKALAQNHNIIETYQRVFALISFSSLMVTLIVCVYSDRIAIRVFDKPYLSESLKLVGLSVFPFTWMYINIEGLRGIKRVYLFSFFESLWPQLGATITLVLLFWFYPSNGENVPYLAYSIPATIAAVSSFMVLNNNISVASFSRLTLKWFGQGSKFKSLLKSSMPLLLASSLQLVMNTTDTLMLGAMQSDSEVGIFNVCVKITNITTIGLLAVNSIVAPKFAEEWGRNNLVGLQKVARQATALTFWSSLPFFVGIFLVPEFILNLFGQEFIEGKAAILIIALGQCVNIGCGSVGYILQMTEHENAFKNIILISGILNVILNFFLIPSYSYFGAALASLVATCFWNIAMSFYLKNKLGISVSIISYKFD
- a CDS encoding WcaF family extracellular polysaccharide biosynthesis acetyltransferase encodes the protein MRAMVEKHFISQVKLKEFNPSVGLDRGVAKWKEGFWYVVKIVFFLSALPYPHHLKASILRLFGAHVGSRVVIKPRVNIHFPWKLEIGDDVWIGEEAFILNFEPVRIGSNVCISQRAFLCGGNHDFRVPSMPYRNGPITLQDGCWIGAGCFIGPGVTVGTDTVVTVGSIVTSDLGANRICRVHPPAFEKIRWRSEIDISK
- a CDS encoding sulfotransferase family protein, producing MSLGSITPIFIFSLPRSGSTLLQKIIANHEKVATTSEPWILLPLLSPLRQSGSTFSDYGFEASSNALKEYCGNLKLGLGAYRQVVHEVAIKLYHGAAHPEASFFIDKTPRYHLIVQEIIKCFPEAKYVFLWRHPIATVSSLMSTFNDDKWNLYRYKVDLFNGLHNLVDAYESNKSTSFSLNYEELVNPELNNIVLDKLFDYLGLVYDSEIKSSFQNVTLSGSFGDPNIKLKKSISSDSVSKWKSNMNSVIRKRWAINYVNWIGEERLKTMGYDMNTILTDLKDISPTSAHLLSDVRGYLEYALRPWIEPSLWKAKLRENNRKFNVQHY
- a CDS encoding polysaccharide biosynthesis/export family protein, producing the protein MRVLIYCLLGAICFTSCTRRNLTYFSNLPIQGIYQDSVNNATEPKIQPDDLLNITVTSLSPESNMLFNRGVVMPTTTTAYGAMDNPQNVYREGYIVDKKGFIDFPVLGKTRLAGLTKTQAKDTLTKALLLYLKEPIVYIRFLNYKITVVGEVNRPATFTIPSERISVLEALGMAGDMTIFGKRENVLIIREEQGARTATRLNLNDKSVLNSPYFYLQQNDVVYVEPDRMKQVQASTNTRTISIIASVTTLLIVVATRVL
- a CDS encoding DUF6588 family protein, with translation MKRVFLCILFFFTQRFCPAFGQSEVSFFILSGQPNADLLARAYFMPVAKSINSNLNRGWLFGGEALTPGRVEVGVTLTTAFVPPDQKSFDVTAIGLEATTQLAAGYGSQTPTALGAHTLGPQLNVTTTLPGSGEEAVIATYPMPEGVGVPLIPLPSLQLNLGLMKGTELRTRLLPSIKFRSDGTNYATAMWGIGVTHRLHQSFVRYLPFSVTAGLTYARQRVQGNFERVGSWHQVLNGQEVVRTEQQKDPSHYDDQKLQLRAESLILECILSKEVRAFTFFSGLRYSIGRTYVETLGIYPQIAVRPTDEDPYYELYFKDVKNPIKVAIPYYPLALQAGVSCRLSAFTLGLSGTYATYTSLSAALSVSF
- a CDS encoding capsule assembly Wzi family protein — protein: MKCIWLFLAFTFAGLIFQGHAQRSTFHYSMSVEGSITSLQSIPFWMQANRFGSVPVAGPSVSIVGSLRKDYRTDRKRLVDWGLSFEGRGNAGKTAEFLLIEGYAKARLSIFEAKVGRAKSQIGLVDSTLSSGSIALSGNALGIPKVDLAIPEFYSIPILGRRLAIKGNFVHGWLGKTDIRFGNAPPKLNTRFHMLSAYGRLGKPDSPLKLYAGINHMVLWGDEQQIFGDDFTIASKKAYFYVLTGKKVVGSENISKIGNQLGSIDFGFDYDFPTVKLAVYRQHFYDKGAIRYLANLRDGLNGVSLTNKQPVTQKLQWRKLLLEVLFTKNQAGEIWSPWTPSGPEHYYNHSVYADGYSYRGRGIGTPFITPRHMAREGQASAPQDYFINNRVFLTHLGVEACYQRWTFTGKVSYSRNYGTYWTSDVEYFWFNNQRVPHDPGENVFREVGQFSAYLEGKKKLSNGYRVRYSTAFDVGNLLNNAWGGNVCVTKIFQ
- a CDS encoding glycosyltransferase family 2 protein — translated: MGVVKGYLPKITIITIAYNAVDSIEATIQSVIEQKYPNYEYIIIDGGSTDGSTDIIRKYENNIDYWRSEPDEGIYDAMNKGIAKASGHWINFMNSGDTFCSSQVLESIPWGEYESYAIIYGNSMYKGNNDHIRLPLPLKALEYGIMMGNHQSMFFNKRILQKQLTYDTKYKIYADYELVNRIYQTKRYGFKYIDTLVAVYEGNGISTQRSARVRKEKYRLIFNNYGYIRAISCFVDRIINGTSLERFKDVI